The DNA segment CTGTCACAGGGTAGCCACTAAATATGACTCATGCTACAACACCTTTCTTGAAAAGGCTCGAAAGAAACGTCTTTCCACCGCTGACCTAGGCCACGAAGATGCTCAGCAGATATATACAAATGAGCATCTTTGTCCAGCACTAAAAAAACTGTTCGGAACAACAATAGCCAAAAAAACGTAACATGAAGTGGAAGTTCGCTTGGGTCAGAAAAGGAAAGATATTTGCGAAAAAGGAGGAATCATCAGGAACACTTCACGTTCGAGGACCAACTGACTTGGCTAAGATACAGTAGCATACACAGCCAGAAAACTGCAGTGTAGCCCCAAAGCAGGATGGAAAACTGCTCCTTATCACCACATGAATTTGCTGCTTTATTAAACAAAATGAAAAGTTCCATTTCATTAGTACACATAAGGGCACAATCGGCTGGAATCAAAGAAGATGAAATCTATGTGTTGCTAAAATCTCTTGGATCAAATTTAGATATTGTTACGATAACTGAAACCTATTATCAAAATGAGTTCGAAATATTTCAATTGTCTGGTTATAAATCCTACTTTTTAAACCGGCACGACAAGGGTGGTGGCGGTGTGATGATGCTGATAAATGATAACTTACAGTGCTTGATCCTTGAACAATTTTCTAAGTTAACAACAGACTACGAAATATTAATGGTCACATGCGGTGTTAACGTATTCTCCATACTGAAACACCCTCCCAGTAGCTCCTTCTCTAAGTTTTCTAGATTTCTTCAAACATATTTAAACTGGATTAATGGTGAAAGTTACACATTAATCCTAGGAGGTGACCTGAACATTAATTCCCTTCGAGTGTGAGGAACACAGACCGAACTTCGTAGAATCCTTGAAGAAAGTGCGTTCATCAATGCTAGATGTTTGCCTACACACATTGAGATTTTAACAGTGACTCTAATTGACGTATTTATCACGAACCTTTCTACTGATCAGCTCACAGCAGGCATCATCAATACGCATATTAGCGATCATTTGCCCATTTTTCTCGCAGCCAGTCATAGTCCTGGTAAACAGTCTAACAAGGCACCCTCTCCAAGTATAGCTTTCAGGAAAATAAATTCCACCACACTGGAGCTTTTTAGTAACAAACATAGTCGTGCAAATTGGACGAGCATTTTTAGAACTGCTCACGCTGAAGAAGCTTATGATACCTTTCTAGACATGTTTAAGGAAGTGTACAACCGTTGTTTTCCATATGAAACCACTAATCACCTGGTAAAgcaagaaaaccatggataaccaGAGAACACATTGCTATAGATGAGAAAAGCAGACTTTACTACCGGTTCATTAGTACAAAAAATATAGATGACTTACGCTGTTTTAAGGCTCACAGAAACAGGCTAAATAATTCTCTTAGAGGTGCCAGGAGAAGATATTATGATAATCTATTTATTCCTGAGGTGCTTAAAAGATCTGATTTTTTATAGAAAAGAATCAACACAGTATGTGGCAGAAATTCCACCTCTGCCCCTCTGATCTCTGTTTCTATTGACGGGAAAATATTAAATGGGACAGAATTAGCTAATGCCTTTAATGATCATTTTGCTTCTTTGGCAAAAAGCACTGACAACGCCAAGTGCACAGAACAGCGCATTTTCGATGACCACCACATCACATGAAATCACTGCCACTATCCTGTCATTAAGTAACAGCAAAAGTGCAGACATTGATGACCTTCAAATGTTGCCAATTGAGCGTGCAGTACATATTATTTCTTCCGCACTAAAACGTATTATAAACCTAATTTTCACATAAGCAAACTTTCCTAGACGGCTCCAAGTAGTGAAAGTGACCATTCTGTTCAAAGGTGGTGAGAGAAATAACTTATCGAATTACCGAACTATCTCTATTTTGCCTGTGTTTTCGAAATGTGTTGAAAAGCTACTCCATAACCGCATGACCAGTTTTTTCCAACATATGCAATTTAATTACAGCCTGTCAATTTGGCTTCAGAAAGAGGTGCTCTACTGAAACTGCCCGCCTAACCCAGAAAGAATACATTCTAGAATCGTTCGAAaaggaatcaaatgctttagGTATATTTGTTGACTACCCCAAGGCATTCGATTGCCTGAACCGTAACACTTCATTAACAGAACTGAAATACTATGGTTTTCGAGGAACATTCTTGGACCTTTTGGCATTGTATTTTGAACATCGCTGCCAAATGGTAGCAATATATGGTTCTGTGTCTGAAATAAAAGCTATACATGCAGGCATaccacaaggtagcatattaggTCCCTTGTTATTTAACTTCTATATTAATGATGTGAAAATTGACAGTACATCTAAATTTGTCATCTACACCGATGATATGAGCCTATTTCTGAAAGGAGCAAACGCGTTTGAGTTAATAAGAAGAGGAAATTTGCTATTAGAAAAACTGCACACCCGGAGTAATACTAATTCTTTAACAATACTGTTAAAACAATGGCTGTACTGTTCTGGCCAAAGCAACGTATCATTGACAGCGACCTGCATTTGAAACTTGGTTCTATAGATATAGTTTGTTTTCACACATATAAGAGCCTTGGTGTACTTTTTCAACAACACAAGTCCTGGAACAAACAAGTAGAAGCTGTACTAAGCAAACTATCTAAAACAGTTGGAATGTTGTGCAGGTTACGTTTCTTTCTGCCGCAGAACATCAAACTATTAATTTACAAGTCTGTTTTTGTCACAGCTGAGTTATTGTTTCCTGGTGTGGGGTACCAcgacacaaacaaacaaagacaAACTATacaagctgcaaaagaaagcagtacatATTGTCGCCAATAAACCCTACGACACCCACACTGAACCCATTTTCAAGGCATTAAATCTGGGACCCGTAACTGCTATGTAAGACAATACGCTGTAAACCATTATCAGGCATCTCTTAAACATGACACATTCCTACAGCATCTTTCAGGTTTGAGTGTGAAAGAACATGTCCATTCTTTGCGAATGAATGCACACTGGCAAGTTCCAAGAGCCCACACTATGGGCACCAAATGCTGTCCTACATACTACCAACACTGGTGAATTCTCCTGCTGTGTAACtgctttcatatatatatatatatatatatatatttatatagcaTTGCCGGGCATTTGTTAGCTACAGTGACCTTCAATGTGAACCGTCTATGAATTGTGATGACCCGATGTACCTGTTGCACTGCATGCCTTGCAAGAGTGTGGAGACCTCGTCAAGCCTAacatggcttttcgcctgtgtttTCCTCAGTATCCGCAATACTAAAATAaaatttgattgattgaatgatttcAGCGAGAACGTAAAAGCCACCATTTTCTGCGGGTAAAAGTTGAATCCATTTCTGAGTGCCCATGTCGCTAGTTTATTTACTGCCAACTGTATTGTCTCTCATATACTGTCATGGATTACAGGTGGATCACATCCTGTACATAAGCTGTATGGCAACAAATGCCGAGTCACGCGATAAAGCCGTGGGATAGCTCAGCAAGTTCAGAGCCCACAAAAAGCACACGTGCATGGTCGCTACTGCCATCTGCTGGTGGCTCAAAGAAACTGGTTTCGTCAGTGGCTCACTGGTGGGTCACGTCCCACTCAAGAAAATTTTAGGCTGGCCCACCGGTGGGCCCCGGCACACAGGGGGGGCGATGAAGATTGCTACTGCAGTGAATGTGTTAATGTACGCAAAACCCCGATCTGCCATAACAGCAACTTGGAAGTGCCAATGGCTGTGATACTTTTATGTCTTAGTGCAAAGAATTGGGAGCTTTCAATTTCCAAAGCAATGCTTCAAATACAATCATACATAGAAAATTTTTTAATATGTTGCTGTACACACAATGTTGCAAAATGATAAGGATTGGCAGTGGGAATGAACACTCTTAAAGTTTGTAAGAGTGAAGCTTCAAAAGCATATGCTGTGcttgtgcattaaaaaaaaaaaggcaccctCCTTAAAGTGCTACAAATAATCAAATCTTGGTTCTATGCCTTGCTGAAAAAGGACATTATTCTCGCTTGATCCTTACTTCAGTTGTCTGAAGCCTTTTTCTTAGTACCGCTTATATCAGCAAGTAAGCTACGCTTGGCAGCTTTCTTCCCTGCAGATTTCAGTTCTGCCAGTGGAGCTTCATCCGTAACAGCATACACTTTTGGTGGGATGTAGAGGTCATGTTCCCACTTCTGCTTGCTACGGCGActtcttcttttgtttttcttttcagccTCAGCATGCAGCAAAGACAAATATTCTCTCTCACTATCAGACTGACAATTTTTTGCAAGGCGTTCGTGCAATGGCACGTCATAgccatcatcatcttcatcttcAGACACTGGTGTCCTGAAATATTTCACCATCTCAGGAATATTCAGTGGGGTTCCATAGTCGCCAAAATTGTGGATCAGTTGTTGTCTCGGACAGCTGATGCGACGTGTTGACAAGTAGTCAGAGAGGCGTTGTAGTATCTTCGGCGTAGCACTCCCCTGTACTGTGTCCTTGGCATCATCCACCTTTCCAGTGCCTTCTTCATCTTGAAACCTGCGTGCCAGTCGCGTCAATTCATCCTTGAAATGAGTAACCCTCTGCTTGACGAGTCCACGTCTTTTAGCGGCCTTATTGATTCGAAGTACAAGGGTGTTTATGATGACAGAAGCCGCATTCGTCGTCGGAAATACCTCGACTGTATTTTGCAAGTCGGACAACAGTTTAACGAAGTTCTCTAACTTGCAGAAGTAGCGCTTAAGCGGGCGGTCCTCGGGCATCGCGCAGCTGTCGCCGCGCAGGTTTGCCCGCTTTACATGCGAAATCGCTGTCTCACACATGGGCGTCTTCTCATTCAGAGAGAGATACTTGAGCCGAGTAAAACCGTCATGCGGCAACTCAACAATGGGAGACGCCATGGCTGTGGCAAGCGCCAGTTCATCACTGCTGTTTAAAAGGACTCGGATGAACGCGTTTGTGATGAACACCATGTAAGCGACAGTGTTGGAGTCCAAGTTCTCGACAGCTGAGCGGTCCGGTTCAGGCACGTCGGCGACTTCTGAGCTGACGCTGACATCTTCGATGTTGTAGACTTCGTTCGCACTCATATCAAGAGGAGCTTCAGTGACGATGCGCCTTATTTTCCTGCCTTGTGACAACAGCTCGATACATTCTTTGCCAAACTCTGTGATCGGACCATACACGAGAAAAACCGAATTGGCAAACTGGGCTGCAAAAGTGCTATCATCTTCCAGAGCGTCTCGGAACATTTGCAAGATTTGCCAACTGTTCACTGTGTTGGTGTGCGAGAGAAACTCGTCGTATTCTTGCACACACTCTGGCTCGAACTGCCACACATCAGACTTTGACAGCCTCCCTCGATAAGCGACGTCTGCGTTATGAACTTGAGGTATACTCGTTTCGAATTTGGCGCTTTCCCTTAGCGTCACACGCGCCGCACACAGATAAATTGCCTGGGTGTGCTCCGGTACGGACAGCACAGTTGTGCTCCTGTTGACAAATGCATTGCGCTTACGCAACGCATTTACGAGAAACCCGAGGACAGTACAGCTGCTCAGATCATCGGCCAATGTCTCTGTTCTCAAGATATATAGCTCCTTCGATCCCGCTTCTTCTTTCATGTATTCAAAGACTGCATTTTCAACGCATGGGTTGTAAGTAGTCCATAAAAAACAAATACTTGCATTTTCGTTGTCACTCATGGCAGCGAGCAGGGCTAAATGAGTACAGCACTAAGAGCGTCTTAACacaccacttttcttttttccagcgtCTAGTGTTTGCAGCGTCTGTAGACACAATTCCACGCCACACAACGTCAGTAACGATGTCGACGATGTAACGCCGTGAAACCGGTAAAAAGTTAGTTCGCGCCAAATACTGTGGCACCAACGCACGCGCCTGGAGCAGGAACCGATAGGGACACCAGCCCCCTAGCGCATAAAACCTAGCGCCTTATCGCCTCTAGGCATTCTAGGTGTTTCAAAAATCCTTAGGTTGCGATGTTTACGTGCATTTGAGTCGCGTCGAAAAGTACCTAGGCATCTCGTTTTCTTTTCACGCGAGTTAACCGCGCGAACTCCGACCGCGCAACTAAATTGGCGGCTTGAGCTGTGTTGTTTTCCTCTCGCTGTGCTAGCTGTCGCTTCCAGCGTTTCTTAGTGCCGATTTGCAGTGGCGTTGCGCGGGGCACGCGTCACGACATCCAACTGAAGCGATTGCGCAGATCCCGTCTGCGGTGTTTCCCGTCGGTGGAGACGTGCAGATTCAGCTTTGATGGCCATCAGTGTTCAGCCTGCAAATTTCACGATTTTGCATGTGGGAGACAACGACCTGTCGAGGTCCAACGCGAATCCGCAGTTTATCAGGGACAGCATCAAGGTACGTGGTTGTACAATACGACGAACCTCGGCAAATTTATCTAATGAATTCTTATTTATAATTTTGCATCATAGGCCGTCGTCTGCATCTGCTGCGCGAcgtgcccccctccccctccctgtAGTGCTTGTCTTCGGGGTCTTGCCATCTTGCCCCGAAGGTTTTCCACGGCAGACGCTGAGGCCAGCCGTTGCTTGCTCGACCGCTGTCGCTTGTTCAACCTCAAGTTgacggctacgacccggacgtaAGTACCCGTCTCATGTTTATCTTTCTGTACGCCTTTCGAGTGAACAGAGCACAAAAATGCAAGTAAAATGAAGACCAGACGAACATAGCTCTGACTTGCAACAACATTTGGGCATCGAAGTTTGTACATGGCAAACAAGAGACGAGGAAGAGTAGTTTAAGGCCTGTTGCCGCGAACTGGCGTGCTCTCGGCCATCTCGGCCTTGCCCAGCTGAACCAAACGTCGTTTGTTTGAACGACTGGTCGCCGCGCGATACTTTTCCGTCATGAATtttcctgaccagacggattttcGTTGATACAGTCTTAGCCTTGTTCTGCAGTCACCTCAGCTTCCATACTTCCCTGCGTCTGATGATCTTTGTTTCTGGAGGCGAAACAACCCACAAATTCAGGTGTGCGTCCACAAGTAATGCAGTGCAGTTGCCCTTCAAGGCCAGCTTTCACCATGACGGCACTCGCACTCAACATTTCATAACAGAGTGGCTACTCTTGCAAGCATGCTAACTGCTTAATTGCTGCACGAGGAAGGTCTGCAGTATACCACATAGTCTACACACATGAGAAACTTCAACTCATGATAGCACGCAGCAACATAGctactatggggcagaaacagaggctaacaaaaatggtttaacTTAAATTCAGGACAACGCAATGAGCTATATGGAAATGAAAGTGATAAATGTGTCATTAAGAGACAAGAGGAAAGTAGAGTTGGTCAGGGAGCAAACGCAGGGTAACAATATACTagttgaaaacaagaagaaatgggcttgggcagggcatgtgtaGGCAATATAACCACTGGTCCATAATGGTAACAGATAGGATTCCAAGGGAAGCGAAGCACAGCAaggagtggcagaaagttagggagGCTGATGAGATTCGGAAGTGTGCGGGGAAACTGTTGCCGCTGCTGGCACAGGGCGGGGTTAATGGGAGAGATGTGGGAGAAGCCGTTGTCTTGCAGTGGACATACTCAGGCTAATGACGTTGATCGCCATATCATTCTCTGCACGTTCCCTGAATTTGTCCTATTTCTGAGCaaattctgttttcttttcagcTTCACTTCTTGGATAC comes from the Amblyomma americanum isolate KBUSLIRL-KWMA chromosome 1, ASM5285725v1, whole genome shotgun sequence genome and includes:
- the LOC144115059 gene encoding uncharacterized protein LOC144115059, translated to MSDNENASICFLWTTYNPCVENAVFEYMKEEAGSKELYILRTETLADDLSSCTVLGFLVNALRKRNAFVNRSTTVLSVPEHTQAIYLCAARVTLRESAKFETSIPQVHNADVAYRGRLSKSDVWQFEPECVQEYDEFLSHTNTVNSWQILQMFRDALEDDSTFAAQFANSVFLVYGPITEFGKECIELLSQGRKIRRIVTEAPLDMSANEVYNIEDVSVSSEVADVPEPDRSAVENLDSNTVAYMVFITNAFIRVLLNSSDELALATAMASPIVELPHDGFTRLKYLSLNEKTPMCETAISHVKRANLRGDSCAMPEDRPLKRYFCKLENFVKLLSDLQNTVEVFPTTNAASVIINTLVLRINKAAKRRGLVKQRVTHFKDELTRLARRFQDEEGTGKVDDAKDTVQGSATPKILQRLSDYLSTRRISCPRQQLIHNFGDYGTPLNIPEMVKYFRTPVSEDEDDDGYDVPLHERLAKNCQSDSEREYLSLLHAEAEKKNKRRSRRSKQKWEHDLYIPPKVYAVTDEAPLAELKSAGKKAAKRSLLADISGTKKKASDN
- the LOC144115061 gene encoding uncharacterized protein LOC144115061 produces the protein MAISVQPANFTILHVGDNDLSRSNANPQFIRDSIKAVVCICCATCPPPPPCSACLRGLAILPRRFSTADAEASRCLLDRCRLFNLKLTATTRTFTSWIQQKRRRGNFLLVTGTTCRQAKELKS